The stretch of DNA GGAGGCCATCGCCACCGACCCCGGCGCGCAGGCAGTGGTGCGGGCGATGATGCTGGAAGCGCAGACCATCGGCGAAAAGCTGGGCGCGCGTTTTGGCATGGACGTGGAACAACGCATCGCCGGCGCAGCGGCCGTCGGCGCGCACAAAACCTCCATGCTGCAAGATTTAGAACGGGGCCGGCCGATGGAAATAGACGCATTGGTAACAGTGGTGCAAGAACTCGGCCGATTGGTGGCCGTGCCCACGCCCACCATAGACATCATCCTCGCCCTGGTGCAGCAGCGCGCCCGCCTGGCCGGCTGCTATTGATTGGTATGCGGTGTTCAGTGTTCGGTGTTCAGTGAGTGTTTTCCAGGGGCAGCGCCGACTGAACACTGGTTACTGAAAACTGGTCTATTGTTACAATTTCAGGCGGCGCAGGCGGAGGGAGTTGCTGACGACGCTGACGCTGGAGAAGGCCATCGCGCCGGCGGCCAGAATGGGGTGGAGCTGACGCAGAAAATCCGGCGCCCAATCAAACGGGGCCAGAATCCCGGCGGCGATGGGGATGAGCGCGGTGTTATACCCAAACGCCCAGACGAGATTCTCTTTAATGTTGCGCATAGTCATTTTGGACAGCTTAATCGCCTGCGGCACGCTGCGCAAATCACCACGCATCAGGGTCACGTCGGCCGTTTCCATGGCTACGTCTGTGCCTGTGCCAATCGCCAGGCCCACGTTGGCCTGGGCCAGGGCGGGGGCGTCGTTGATGCCATCGCCGACCATACCCACCACAAAGCCTTCATCTTGCAGCTTTTTGACGTGGTTGGCCTTGTCGCCGGGCAGCACTTCGGCGAATACTCGGTCAATGCCCACTTCCGCGGCGATGGCCTGGGCGGTGGCTTCGTTATCGCCGGTCATCATGACCACCGTCAGGCCCAGAGCGTGCATCGCCTGAACGGCTTCTTTGGAGCCATCTTTGATGGTGTCGGCGACGCCGATGAGGGCGCTGGCACGGCCGTCCAGGGCCAGCCACATCGCCGTTTTCGCTTCGGCTTGCAGGGTTTGCGCCTGGGCTTCCAGGCCATTCAGGGACACGGCTTCCCGCTGCATCAGGCGCAGATTGCCCAACAGCACATCACGGCCGTCTACCTGGGCGCGAATGCCAAAACCAGCAATCCCTTCAAAATGGGTTGGTTGACTGAGAGACAGCCCTTGTTCATTGGCCGCCCGCACAATCGCCTCGCCCAACGGATGCTCGGAGCCGCGCTCGGCGCTGGCGGCCAGGCGGAGGAATTCGGAGTGCGGAGTGCGGAGTGCGGAATCAGAAATAATCACGTCGGTGACGGAGGGTTGGCCGCGCGTAATGGTGCCGGTTTTGTCCAGCACAATGGCGTTGAGTTTGTGGGCCTGTTCCAGGGCGGCGCTGTTTTTGAAGAGGATGCCGTGTTCGGCGCCTTTGCCCACGCCGACCATGATGGAGGTAGGTGTTGCCAGCCCCATGGCGCAAGGACAGGCGATGACCAACACGGCCGTCAGCCGGATCAATGCCGCCACAAAATCGCCCGTCGCCACATACCAGATGATGAAGGTGAGGACGGCCGTAACCAGCACAAACGGCACAAAATAAGCCGCCACCTGGTCTACCACCCGCTGGATTGGCGCTTTAGACCCCTGCGCCTGTTCCACCAGCTTGATGATCTGGGCCAGCGCCGTCTCTTTGCCCACCTTGGTGGCCTCGAAGCGGATCAGTCCCTGCCTGTTAATGGTCGCGCCGATGATGGCATCGCCAATGGTTTTGTCTACCGGCAGGCTTTCACCGCTGATCATGCTCTCGTCGAAGGTGGAACGGCCGTCTACCACCACGCCATCCACCGGCGCTTTCTCGCCCGGCCGCACAATCACCAGATCGCCCGGCATCACCTCGGCGATAGGGATGTCTAGCTCCATAGTATCGCGCACCACGCGCGCCGTTTTGGCTTGCAGGCCGATAAGCTTCTTGATCGCCTCGCTGGTGCGCCCTTTGGCCCGCGCTTCCATCAGCTTGCCCAGGACGATGAGGCTGATGATCATCGCCGAGGTCTCGAAGTAGACATGGTGGCCGAGGGCGTGTGTGCCCAGCGTCAGGCCGATGAGAACGGCGACGCTGTAGAAATAGGCCACCGATGACCCCATGGCCACCAACACGTCCATGTTGGCGCTGCGGTTGCCCAGGCTCTTGTAGGCCCCCACGTAATAATCCCAACCGACGTAAAACTGCACCGGCGTCGCCAGGGCAAAAAAGAGCCAGTTGACCCAGTTGGCCTGCGCCCAATCGCCCAACAGGCCAAAATCGCGGCTCATGCTGAACAAAAACAGCGGCACGGAAAAGAGGAGGCCGACCAGCAGACGGCGCTCCTGGTGCTTCACTTCGGCTTCGCGGGCGGCGGCTTCGGCGTCTTGGAGGGAGTCATCGGGGGCAGACGGGTCGGCCACGGCCGTCACCACATCATACCCGGCGCGGCGCACGGCGGCCACCAGATCGCCGCGTGTGGCTGCGCCGGGGGTGTAGCGCACCGTCGCTTTTTCGCTGGCGTAGTTCACTTCCGCCGAAAGCACGCCATCGACTTTGTTCAGGCGGCGTTCGATGGTGTTGGCGCAGTTGGTGCAGGTCATGCCCAGGAGGGGGAGTTCGGCGACGGCCGTTGGCACGCCGTAACCCGCTTTTTCGATGCGGGCGATCACCTGCGCCGTCACCTCTTGCGGCTTCACCAGCGCCGGATCGTAGGTAAACGTCACTTTTTCGCTGGCGTAATTCACCGTTGCCGCGGCGACGCCATCCACTTTTTTGGCGCTGCGTTCCACCGCCGCCACGCAGTTGGCGCAAGTCATGCCCACCACGGGCAGCGTAATTTGTTTTGGTTCGGACATGGGGTAGACGATAGTGGTTAGTTGGGAGTTGTTAGTTGATAGTGGAGAACCGACCTATCAACTAATAACTCCCAACTCCCAACTATCAACTAATCTGAATCAACCCTTCGGGTGGGTAGTTGATTTCTTGCAGCAGCGATTGAATCTGGGGCCAGCGTTTTGCTTTCCATGAGATGTCTCCTTAAAAAGTTTATCGCCTGTTTCAGGTATCACTTTTTCCCGGTCACTTCAAAGACCTGGGTGATTTCTTGCAGCAGACGCTCCCGCTCGGCGGGATCATCGCCGCGAATGGCGGAGGTGACGCAGGTGTGCAGGTGATTATCCAGCATGAGAGTGTTGATTTTTGCCAGGGCGGCCTGCACCGCCTGAATCTGCTGGATAACGTCTATGCAGTAGGCGTCGTCGTTGACCATGCGCTCGATGCCCTTGATGTGCCCGGCGGCGCTGGCCAGCCGTTGGCTGACTGCTTTTTTTGTGCTGTCGTCCATATTGGTTTACCTCGCCATACCCCACCCCGGGGTGGGGGGGGTGAAAATGATTGTAGAGTGGTGGATGGAGTTTGTCAAATGAGTATTGGCTGATTGATTGCCCCGATCAATGGCGGCGGGTGGGGGAAACGGCCGTCACTTGTGCGATTAGCACCGCGGAGACACGGCGATTTATGGCGATAGTGCGGTTCCCCACTATCAACTAACAACTCCCAACTAACCACTATCTCAGACGATTCGTCATTCAGTGGCTAACTGTGTTTTACGGCCGTCTTCGATGCGCAGCAAAACAGGCAAGAAGCAGCAGCCAATGCCCATCAGCAG from Candidatus Leptovillus gracilis encodes:
- a CDS encoding metal-sensitive transcriptional regulator, coding for MDDSTKKAVSQRLASAAGHIKGIERMVNDDAYCIDVIQQIQAVQAALAKINTLMLDNHLHTCVTSAIRGDDPAERERLLQEITQVFEVTGKK
- a CDS encoding copper-translocating P-type ATPase; amino-acid sequence: MSEPKQITLPVVGMTCANCVAAVERSAKKVDGVAAATVNYASEKVTFTYDPALVKPQEVTAQVIARIEKAGYGVPTAVAELPLLGMTCTNCANTIERRLNKVDGVLSAEVNYASEKATVRYTPGAATRGDLVAAVRRAGYDVVTAVADPSAPDDSLQDAEAAAREAEVKHQERRLLVGLLFSVPLFLFSMSRDFGLLGDWAQANWVNWLFFALATPVQFYVGWDYYVGAYKSLGNRSANMDVLVAMGSSVAYFYSVAVLIGLTLGTHALGHHVYFETSAMIISLIVLGKLMEARAKGRTSEAIKKLIGLQAKTARVVRDTMELDIPIAEVMPGDLVIVRPGEKAPVDGVVVDGRSTFDESMISGESLPVDKTIGDAIIGATINRQGLIRFEATKVGKETALAQIIKLVEQAQGSKAPIQRVVDQVAAYFVPFVLVTAVLTFIIWYVATGDFVAALIRLTAVLVIACPCAMGLATPTSIMVGVGKGAEHGILFKNSAALEQAHKLNAIVLDKTGTITRGQPSVTDVIISDSALRTPHSEFLRLAASAERGSEHPLGEAIVRAANEQGLSLSQPTHFEGIAGFGIRAQVDGRDVLLGNLRLMQREAVSLNGLEAQAQTLQAEAKTAMWLALDGRASALIGVADTIKDGSKEAVQAMHALGLTVVMMTGDNEATAQAIAAEVGIDRVFAEVLPGDKANHVKKLQDEGFVVGMVGDGINDAPALAQANVGLAIGTGTDVAMETADVTLMRGDLRSVPQAIKLSKMTMRNIKENLVWAFGYNTALIPIAAGILAPFDWAPDFLRQLHPILAAGAMAFSSVSVVSNSLRLRRLKL